The genomic segment acacaaatattatatatatatatatatatataccatatggtcacatttatatgtttcatttatttatatgtttatatgttttttcctttttgatCTTATATACCTCATATTTTGTTACCTATCgttttataatattccttTAAAAATACATTCGGAGCAAATGCATTCTTATTTCTTACAAATgttatttcaaaaatattgGACCACAATTTTCCGGTAACTAGCAAGGTGGGTAATTCATCTTGCCTACTTTCGGGTCTTATGGCAATTCCATTAAGTACGGTCTCTAACTTGTTCTTAATTTGTTTctacaaaaatgaaataaaataaataaataaataaatatgtaaatagtATGCAtagtaaatatatcataaatatatatatatatatttatttatttatctatctattcatttatatgtttgttatataaattattgtaTCCTTTATATGATTACATAGTTGCTACAACGTTCTATTAATCCCTTCAAATCAATTATCTTCAAACAAGTTGCTGTGTCAACATCTATTTGTAAAATTAAATCAGTCAAGAAAATATTTGCAAAAATAGATTTGGTTTTAGGATGATATTCTAATTCATTAACTCTATAAATATGGAAACCAgcacattttattttttttttattaacaacAGATAATTTATCTGTATCTTTTAAGTTGGGTGGGATATctaattcatataaatattcatctCCTGATGTTGCCCATAATTTCTGATATAAGGGGAAATTATTTTGTCGTAAATCTTCTTTTGATTGTAATGGATCGACATTAGATGTCAATCCATAACCATCAAGTTCATTGTAATATGTATGATATAATTCGAATGTTTCATAATTAAAaactaaaatttttttttctttatatgttaatacaaataaaaattttctaAATGTAGATGGTTCAATAACTAGTGTAGTACCTTCTCCAAAATATTTACTTTCTAAATTATGAAATCTTATAGTTTTTCCAGATAATAAATCAAACTCTCTTAAATAACTTGCATTATATAATCCAGTTGATTCAATTAAGGTTtcattatttgaaaaaaataacccTTGGGTAAATGGAAAATGTTTATCATCTCTTcttatattcaaaatattttcattcttTATATGTTTTCCTACTAAAGGGTCATGAATATGATCATATGTATTCAGCAccttatatgtgtatatccCTATCCCATATGGAAATATGTTCCCTTCTTTTGcagaattaataaaatgaagTATCAAAAATACCGAAGCTACAATTACTAA from the Plasmodium falciparum 3D7 genome assembly, chromosome: 14 genome contains:
- a CDS encoding glutaminyl-peptide cyclotransferase, putative produces the protein MENDKLINKKKDSKEETLDKIEKSFRFIRKALVLTIVIVLLVIVASVFLILHFINSAKEGNIFPYGIGIYTYKVLNTYDHIHDPLVGKHIKNENILNIRRDDKHFPFTQGLFFSNNETLIESTGLYNASYLREFDLLSGKTIRFHNLESKYFGEGTTLVIEPSTFRKFLFVLTYKEKKILVFNYETFELYHTYYNELDGYGLTSNVDPLQSKEDLRQNNFPLYQKLWATSGDEYLYELDIPPNLKDTDKLSVVNKKKIKCAGFHIYRVNELEYHPKTKSIFANIFLTDLILQIDVDTATCLKIIDLKGLIERCSNYKQIKNKLETVLNGIAIRPESRQDELPTLLVTGKLWSNIFEITFVRNKNAFAPNVFLKEYYKTIGNKI